A region of Pan troglodytes isolate AG18354 chromosome 23, NHGRI_mPanTro3-v2.0_pri, whole genome shotgun sequence DNA encodes the following proteins:
- the LOC129138562 gene encoding ankyrin repeat domain-containing protein SOWAHC-like, translated as MAAGSSGTGMGWRGSHGWPSDRSQHCPRASSACASAAFTIPSLKQRSPKCSTGRAELGKGEPSPCTGRPERRRRRKSSPSPPAPTPDAGPQTSEDLEPPPHGCQEADRGSSWGATAPRPFRQNLSDLGRRSALPLKRNLCPGGSSLGAPPPRTQQRRVTLAAQGWLSRPRRRAVGLGELDQEARLAALGLRWGVDSLGGCRRASRPAGHSGLHHSLTCLPRHLALQAGASGHAGQLPQRASAAWEQQGQSYTALHLAAMYLGDGEAASGDIGRRCGYQGLHWEKGLPACESEHHRRD; from the exons atggcggcgggCAGCTCGGGCACCGGCATGGGCTGGCGAGGCTCCCATGGATGGCCCTCAGATCGCTCACAGCATTGTCCCAGGGCTTCCTCGGCCTGTGCCAG CGCAGCATTCACCATCCCCTCCCTGAAACAGCGGTCCCCGAAGTGCTCCACAGGCAGGGCCGAGCTGGGCAAGGGGGAGCCCAGCCCCTGCACGGGCCGCCCTGAGCGGCGGAGACGCAGGAAGAGCTCGCCGTCTCCACCAGCCCCTACCCCAGATGCGGGACCTCAGACCAGCGAGGACCTGGAGCCCCCGCCCCACGGTTGCCAGGAGGCGGACAGGGGCAGCTCCTGGGGGGCTACCGCCCCGAGGCCATTCCGCCAGAACTTGAGCGACCTGGGAAGGCGCAGTGCCCTGCCCTTGAAGAGGAACCTGTGTCCTGGAGGCAGCAGCCTGGGAGCTCCTCCTCCGAGGACACAGCAGAGGCGAGTGACTCTGGCGGCGCAGGGCTGGCTTTCCCGTCCACGGAGGAGAGCTGTGGGGCTGGGTGAGCTGGACCAGGAAGCACGGCTGGCTGCTCTCGGCCTCCGATGGGGAGTGGACAGCTTAGGGGGTTGCCGCCGTGCCAGCCGGCCTGCTGGCCACTCTGGGCTTCATCACAGCCTCACCTGCCTGCCCAGGCACCTAGCACTGCAGGCTGGAGCTTCTGGCCATGCTGGTCAACTTCCCCAACGAGCCTCTGCTGCCTGGGAACAGCAAGGCCAGAGCTACACCGCCCTGCACTTGGCAGCCATGTACCTTGGAGATGGTGAAGCTGCTAGTGGGGACATAGGACGCCGATGTGGATATCAGGGACTACATTGGGAAAAGGGCCTCCCAGCATGTGAGTCAGAGCATCACAGAAGAGATTGA